One window of Mesorhizobium loti R88b genomic DNA carries:
- a CDS encoding GNAT family N-acetyltransferase — protein MPEPRPPAQNDIRLRKILDETLVAPHWPEGFVMRSLEPGDALPLHALLSEVFDDGTDGPFDEWWPRISDDPEFDPALCFLVIDAKGRLAAAALCWTSAFVKDFAVHPEARGRGIGEALMWHAFATFRDRGAAHVDLKTNTVANAAAVRLYDRLGMFEVNWAG, from the coding sequence ATGCCCGAACCGCGCCCGCCGGCCCAAAACGACATCCGGCTGCGCAAGATCCTCGACGAGACGCTCGTTGCGCCGCACTGGCCGGAAGGCTTTGTCATGCGCTCTCTCGAGCCCGGTGACGCGCTGCCCCTGCATGCGTTGCTGAGCGAAGTGTTCGATGACGGCACCGATGGCCCGTTCGACGAATGGTGGCCGCGTATATCAGACGATCCCGAATTCGACCCGGCGCTGTGTTTCCTCGTCATCGACGCCAAGGGCCGGCTGGCGGCGGCGGCACTGTGCTGGACGAGCGCCTTCGTCAAAGATTTCGCCGTTCATCCCGAGGCGCGTGGCCGAGGCATCGGCGAGGCACTGATGTGGCACGCCTTTGCCACCTTCCGCGACCGGGGTGCGGCCCATGTCGACCTCAAGACCAATACGGTCGCGAACGCCGCCGCAGTCAGGCTCTACGACCGGCTCGGCATGTTCGAGGTGAACTGGGCTGGGTAA
- a CDS encoding phage tail protein has translation MPPFTVNPQRFDPYKNYRFRVKWDGRYVAGISKISALKRTTDVVEHRDGGEAGTTRKSPGITRFEPITIERGVTHDLEFERWANKVWDLQAGGDISLRDFRKDLILEFHNEARQLALAYKIYRCWPSEVQMLPELDANANAVAIQSMKLENEGWERDTDVVEPTEMGFIDPP, from the coding sequence ATGCCGCCATTCACCGTCAATCCGCAGCGTTTCGACCCTTACAAGAACTATCGTTTTCGGGTGAAATGGGACGGCCGCTATGTCGCCGGCATTTCCAAGATCAGCGCCTTGAAACGCACCACCGATGTCGTCGAACATCGCGACGGCGGCGAGGCCGGCACAACCCGCAAATCGCCTGGCATCACCCGCTTCGAGCCGATCACCATCGAGCGCGGCGTGACCCACGACCTCGAATTCGAGCGCTGGGCCAACAAGGTCTGGGACCTGCAGGCCGGCGGCGATATCTCGCTCAGGGATTTCCGCAAGGATCTCATCCTCGAGTTCCACAACGAAGCCCGCCAGCTCGCGCTTGCCTACAAAATCTACCGCTGCTGGCCTTCGGAGGTGCAGATGCTGCCCGAACTCGATGCCAACGCCAACGCGGTGGCGATCCAGAGCATGAAGCTGGAGAATGAGGGCTGGGAACGCGACACGGATGTTGTCGAGCCGACCGAGATGGGATTCATCGATCCGCCGTGA
- a CDS encoding DUF899 family protein, with protein sequence MITFPNESARYRTAREKLLKKEIELRRAMEAVAEARRALPPGGLIRQDYVFDALDADGKRAKTKLSELFAPGKDSLILYQMMFPRHPQETRDVAAGGGTAKLARPDQPCPSCTALLDQLDGAVGHLEAAGFNFVVVAKTGLENLVTLGRDRGWRHMRLVSSANNSFKRDYNAEDADGAQMPLLSVFHRDGDDIRHFWSSELGFAPPEPGQDPRAIGTCEILWNLMDFTPEGRPDWREQLQYGAGCCH encoded by the coding sequence ATGATCACCTTTCCCAACGAATCCGCCAGATATCGCACCGCCCGCGAAAAGCTCTTGAAGAAGGAAATCGAGTTGCGCCGCGCCATGGAAGCCGTGGCCGAGGCGCGCCGCGCACTGCCGCCGGGCGGGCTGATCCGCCAGGACTATGTCTTCGATGCGCTCGATGCCGACGGCAAGCGGGCGAAGACAAAACTTTCGGAGCTGTTCGCGCCCGGCAAGGACTCGCTTATCCTCTATCAAATGATGTTTCCGCGCCACCCGCAGGAAACGCGCGACGTGGCCGCAGGCGGCGGCACGGCCAAGCTCGCCCGGCCCGACCAGCCATGCCCATCCTGCACGGCGCTGCTCGACCAGCTCGATGGTGCCGTTGGGCATCTGGAAGCCGCCGGTTTCAATTTTGTGGTTGTGGCCAAGACCGGGCTGGAAAACCTGGTCACGCTTGGCCGCGACCGAGGCTGGCGCCATATGCGGCTGGTTTCCTCGGCCAACAACAGCTTCAAGCGCGACTACAATGCCGAAGATGCCGACGGCGCGCAGATGCCGCTGCTGTCGGTGTTCCACCGCGATGGTGACGACATCAGGCATTTCTGGTCTTCCGAGCTTGGCTTCGCGCCGCCCGAGCCAGGCCAGGACCCGCGCGCCATCGGCACCTGCGAGATCCTGTGGAACCTGATGGATTTTACCCCGGAGGGAAGGCCGGATTGGAGGGAGCAGCTGCAGTATGGCGCGGGGTGTTGTCATTGA
- a CDS encoding pyridoxamine 5'-phosphate oxidase family protein, with the protein MPDRSLADIAEKMRDIDVAMLSTHADGGAIAGRPMSNNQDVDYEGSSYYFTWEKSDVVAEIERDANVSLAFKGDDGFWVAVEGKAEIIRDKAAFEEHWNEDIDEWFEQGTDTPGLAMIKVEATRAHYWDGEDEGEVTLQS; encoded by the coding sequence ATGCCAGACCGCAGCCTTGCCGATATTGCCGAGAAAATGCGCGACATCGATGTCGCCATGCTGTCCACCCACGCAGATGGCGGTGCCATCGCCGGCCGGCCGATGAGCAACAACCAGGACGTCGATTATGAAGGCTCCTCCTACTACTTCACCTGGGAGAAGTCGGATGTCGTGGCTGAGATCGAGCGCGACGCCAATGTCTCGCTGGCGTTCAAGGGCGATGACGGCTTCTGGGTCGCCGTCGAAGGCAAGGCAGAGATCATCCGCGACAAGGCGGCATTCGAAGAACACTGGAACGAGGATATCGACGAATGGTTCGAGCAGGGCACCGACACGCCTGGCCTGGCCATGATCAAGGTCGAGGCCACGCGTGCCCATTACTGGGATGGCGAGGATGAGGGCGAGGTGACGCTGCAGTCCTGA
- a CDS encoding DUF4142 domain-containing protein, with translation MRPHLAIAMLALMAGAPSAFAQQSAPAAGVPPVSENKVDTDTFTKTLVSANRFEIESSKLALKKGVAADVKDFAELMVKDHTKAGQDFKAALEKSQTTASVTPEGPPLLPNDQAMLDQLKALNGDAFQAKYITLQTQAHKQAVAMFSTYAQSGDDPALKEFAKKTLDTLKMHEMHLKDVAALH, from the coding sequence ATGAGACCGCATCTTGCTATCGCTATGCTGGCCCTAATGGCCGGGGCGCCTTCCGCCTTTGCCCAGCAGTCCGCTCCAGCCGCCGGCGTACCGCCCGTGTCGGAGAACAAGGTCGACACCGACACCTTCACCAAAACGCTGGTCAGCGCCAACCGCTTCGAGATCGAGAGCAGCAAGCTGGCTCTGAAGAAGGGCGTCGCGGCCGATGTGAAGGATTTCGCCGAGCTGATGGTCAAGGACCACACCAAGGCGGGGCAGGACTTCAAGGCCGCGCTGGAGAAGAGCCAGACCACGGCATCGGTAACGCCTGAAGGTCCCCCGCTGCTGCCCAACGACCAGGCGATGCTCGACCAGCTCAAGGCGCTGAATGGCGATGCCTTCCAGGCCAAATACATCACCTTGCAGACGCAGGCGCACAAGCAGGCGGTGGCGATGTTCTCCACCTACGCCCAGTCCGGCGACGACCCGGCGCTGAAGGAGTTCGCCAAGAAGACGCTGGATACGCTGAAGATGCATGAGATGCATTTGAAGGATGTGGCGGCGCTGCATTAG